Part of the Woronichinia naegeliana WA131 genome, ACTCTCCTCTTTTGAGTGTCAATGTATTATCTTAAGTGGGATGCACCCGCATGAATTGACTACGACGCGAATGATTTTCAGGTCCATTATCCTGATTTATCACCAATTTCTCAATATGACTAAAGCGATGCTTTACACTTTCCCACCAACTTTCTAATATGTCACCAATGCAATCTGCTGTTAATTTGGACGACACAAAAAATAAAGATAATTCGGGCTTGCTGAAAAAGTCAAAAAACGAAAGAAATGTGGGTTAGGGAAGTATGGACTGAAAAAGCATAGATAACTTATCCTTATGGAAACAAATCAAAATACAGATTTTGTTTAATCTATTGTTCCTTTCTGTCTAAAAAGGTCAACACAAATCACTCCTCACAAAAGAGAGGAAAATTAACACCATTTTTCACAAGAAAAACGACTCTACAACTTTTTACTTTTTGTCTTCTGAAGTAGAGTAGAAAGATTCATTACCAAAAAGTTCATCGCAATTACCGTTTCCGAGGTCTCAGGTAGTTTGGCCATCACTCGACCAAGACTAAATTTCCTCTTTCCCTGTCCGAATTTACCCTCAATGGCATTACGCACTCTTTCATCTGAGCGTGCCTCTTTCTTTTTTTCTTTGCTCACCTCTTTCGGCGGTCTTCCCAATCGGGGACCACTCATTCTTATATCCCTTTCTTTACAATAAGCTCGATTCGCTTTTGTTCGATAGATTTTATCCACATGAACCGATTCCGGATAACATCCTGTTTCCCTTTTATATTCTTCTATTCGCGCTTGTAAATCTCCCGATTCGTTGTAATTATCCCAACTTAATTTGTCTAAGAAGACAAAGCCATTCACATTACTTGCCGATATTTTAGCTCCAAACTCTACTGCTTTTCCCGCTTTTCCACGCACTATTGGACGCACGTGAGGTTGGCTTACACTCACAATTCTGTTTTCTACTTTATTTGTCTTTTTTTCATACATTTCTAACTGTTGCTCATACACTTTTCCTATCGTTACAAGCTCTTCTTGCTCTTTTTTCGTTAGTTTTTCTAACTTTGCTCCCTCTTCTATCATTTTTTCTATATGAGACAAGTTTCTTTTTATATATCCTAGTTGTTTTTTTGTTCCTTTTCTTCTTTCTTTTTTTGACACACGACGTTTTTTTGCTATGGCTAAGTACTCTTTTCTTGCCACTTCCCTATAAGTCCTCGGCTTTTCTTTCCTTTTCTCTTTTATTTCTTCATACAGCTTATCTATTATTTTTTCTGTTTTTTCTCTGGCATCATTCAATATTCCTATATCCGTTGGATATTTTATATCTGCTGGTGTACAAGTCGCATCTAACAATAACTTTCCTTCATTTTCTTTTTTTTCTGACGCTACACCCGTCGCTTTTTTTTCTATTTCTTTATTAATTTTATTTATTTATTTATTAATTCCATTCCTATTTTTTTACGAAAATGAACCATCATTAACGCATTAAATGCTTCTTTGCTACTATAGCTTTCCATTCCTATAAAGTACTGTAAATAAGGGTTCTCTTTTATTTGTTCTACTGTTTCTCTGTCACTTTTTCCTGAAATTTCTTTGATAATTAATGCTCCTAATGCCATTCTAAATGATTTGGCTGGGGCTCCTTTTTTTTCTGTGAAGTTTTTTGCATATTCTTCCTCATATTCTTCCCAGGGAATCATTTTTGACATTTCTATCCAACGATTTTCTTCGTCTAACTGCCCGCCGAACAGATTTTTCAAGTTTTCTGGTGTTTCAATTGAGTACTGTTGCTTTCGGTACATCTGCTTTCTCTCTTCTTAATGCAATGGTTTTGAGGCATTCTACCCTATTTTCGTGCATTCTAGCGGTTCTTAATTCGCCTACTATTTTTCTCCGTAAAGGTTTCAGCTTTTTTCAGCAAGCCCTAATTCATTCTGTTCAGGTAGAAAAATTCCGTAAGGAATTAGAGTAACTTCTGCTCCAAAGTCATGGTAAGAATGCCTCTGTTTTTACCCGCGTTTTTCCACTCCTGTCAAATTCTCCCACTTTGACCCCTACCTTGCCATCTAGCGATATACGCAATGTCTTTGGGTCTTCATCTGCTTCCCTGTTGATTTTTTCGATTTGTTCAAAAATAGCTTCCGTTTCTGCTATCTTTTTTTTCGGTTTGCTTTTTAATACTCTTCTTAAGCTATACCCCAAATCATTCAATTTTCTTCTGATTGTTTCCGATGATGGTAGTTCTTCCTCTTGATAACCTGATTGTACAATCAGTTGCCTACGCACCTCTTCACTTGTTATTCTCGTATATAATCGCGTACTTTTAAAACTTCGGTCTGTTTGACTTTTCGGCTCCACTATCGACTTTATATCTTCTAAGATATTCGGTAATTTTGTTTCTTTTTTTTTGCGCCCACTACGGCTGCGACCATCTATGAATGCTTGACCACTCGTTAATTCTTCTGTTCCTTTGCGGATTGTTCGTCTATTCCACCCTAATTCGCGTTCTGCGAAGGTTTGTCCCCCTATTCCCAAACCTTGTACAACCTGTGCCATGAATTGTCTCCTGTCGCTACCTTTTAGTTTTTTGGCTGTTTCGATGTACAGCGATTTTAGGTCTTCACTGATTTCCGTTACTGATTTTTTCAGCATACAATTTACCTTTTTGTTAAAACTGTCTTTTGCTATCGGATCATTTATTTTATGGCTATCTCTAACAGAATACAGACTACATAGCCTAGAATGCGAACACTGCGGGTCAAAAAGCCGAGGGAAATTGCCAGCAGGAGTGACCGAGAAAAGCTATGGGGCAAGATTAGCCGCCTTAGTGGGAGTGCTAAGTGTCGAAGCAAGACAAAGCCATCGTCAGATACAAGGGCTGCTGAGAGAGGTATTTGGCATAGAGATAGGGAGAGGGACAATCAACAACATCAGGCAAGAAGTAAGTGAAGCCATAGCCGCCGCCAATGAAGAAGCGAAAGAATATGCCAAGCAACAACCGGTGGTGAACTGTGATGAGAGGGGATTTAGCCAGCAAAATCGGAATGACAACAACCCAACAGAGAAGAAAGCATGGCTGTGGGTGCTGGTGCCCCCATGGATAAGCCTATTTCTAGTCACCTTGAGTCGTAGCCAAGAAGTGGCCAAACAGTTAATCGGCGAGACATTCACGGGCTACTTAGGCAGTGACCATTATGGCAGCTACAGCAGCAATTCTAAATTTGAAAAATCAGGAGGAATTAGTGGCGGGTAGAGGGTCAAATGGCTCAAGCATAAAATCAAGAAGGTGTTGCCAGCTATCAAAGACAAAATAGATAGTAAGAGTGCGTAAATGGGAAAAAAAGCATCTTCGAGTCCCTAAAAGTAGTCGGATACGTTGGTAGGACTCATCTAAAAGCTGTAAAACGGTGTGAAACAAGAAAGCCAGTAAATTTAAGGTGAGCAAAAAGGTAGCAAGATGGTGGTCACCATGTCCAAAATTGTGTTCTAGATGGTAGCCCTGAGTCTTAAGAGTATTATGGTTCTCATTTTCGGTTTTCCAACGAGAGCGAGCGACACTGGGTACTGGTATCGTGTGATCAAAGCTAGAAAAAGTTATGGTGTAAGAGTTTGAGAAAATAGAAAATAACTTACGACTGGACATATTCCCGTTTTTGTTATACTATTATTATTGTCATTATATTAAAGAAAGGGAAAACAGAAAGCAATGTCAACATTGAATAAAAGCTCAATTGACCTCCTAAGTGATATTGGCTTACCCCAAGAGAAAGAGGAAGCCTTATTTCAGAAAAACTGCCCTCATTGCTATAGTGAAAAAGTAAAAATACATTCTCATTATCAAACGAAAGGTAACGGGGAACGTAAAATGTTCATTTGTCAAGAATGTAGTTCTTGTTTTGCTGAGACTTATGGTAGCGTAATCGCTGGCTTAGAAACCCCATTAAGTGAAATTGTAAAAGTATTAAAAGCCAGAATGGAAGGAATAGGATTAAATGCAGCAGCCCGAGTATTCGGCTACGCGAAAACAACAATATTGAATTGG contains:
- a CDS encoding transposase — protein: MPAGVTEKSYGARLAALVGVLSVEARQSHRQIQGLLREVFGIEIGRGTINNIRQEVSEAIAAANEEAKEYAKQQPVVNCDERGFSQQNRNDNNPTEKKAWLWVLVPPWISLFLVTLSRSQEVAKQLIGETFTGYLGSDHYGSYSSNSKFEKSGGISGG